A region from the Campylobacter sp. MIT 12-8780 genome encodes:
- the aspA gene encoding aspartate ammonia-lyase, whose amino-acid sequence MATRKEHDFIGELEISDDVYYGVQTFRAMENFNISHDRLKNFPRFIRTMARVKKAAAMANCELGLLDKEKEGAIIKACDKILEGGYYDQFVVDMFQGGAGTSTNMNANEVIANIALEILGHKKGEYQYLHPNDHVNLSQSTNDAYPTALRMALHDYLSDLAKAMEHLKKAYERKAVEFKDVLKMGRTQLQDAVPMTLGREFQTFAVMIGEDIERVLEARKLVLEINLGGTAIGTGINSHPDYPKVVEKKLREITGFEYKVADDLIEATQDTGAYVQISGVLKRVATKLSKVCNDLRLLSSGPKCGLNEINLPKMQPGSSIMPGKVNPVIPEVVNQVCFYVIGADVSVTFASEGGQLQLNVFEPVIAYSLFNSIVMLEKAMKTLADKCIDGVTANEKICSDFVYNSIGIVTALNPYIGYENSASIAKEALNTGKRVYDLALERGLLSKEKLDEILTPANMLNPHMTAKK is encoded by the coding sequence ATGGCAACACGTAAAGAACACGATTTCATCGGTGAGCTTGAGATCAGTGATGATGTGTATTATGGGGTGCAAACCTTTAGAGCAATGGAGAATTTTAATATTTCTCATGATAGACTCAAAAATTTCCCTCGTTTTATACGCACTATGGCAAGGGTTAAAAAAGCAGCAGCTATGGCAAACTGCGAATTAGGACTTTTAGACAAAGAAAAAGAAGGGGCTATCATTAAAGCTTGTGATAAAATTTTAGAGGGCGGATACTACGATCAATTTGTCGTTGATATGTTTCAAGGTGGAGCTGGAACAAGCACGAATATGAACGCAAATGAAGTCATTGCAAATATTGCTTTAGAAATTTTAGGACACAAAAAAGGTGAGTATCAATACCTTCACCCAAATGATCATGTAAATCTCTCTCAAAGCACAAACGATGCGTATCCAACAGCACTTAGAATGGCTTTGCATGATTATTTAAGTGATTTAGCTAAGGCTATGGAGCATCTTAAAAAAGCTTATGAAAGAAAGGCAGTTGAATTTAAAGATGTGCTTAAAATGGGACGAACTCAGCTTCAAGATGCCGTGCCTATGACTTTAGGTCGCGAGTTTCAAACCTTTGCGGTAATGATAGGCGAGGATATAGAACGCGTTTTAGAAGCAAGAAAGCTTGTTTTAGAGATCAATCTTGGTGGAACAGCCATAGGCACAGGCATAAACTCACATCCTGATTATCCAAAAGTGGTTGAGAAGAAATTAAGAGAAATTACAGGCTTTGAATACAAAGTAGCTGATGATTTGATCGAAGCGACTCAAGATACAGGTGCTTATGTGCAAATTTCAGGCGTGCTTAAAAGAGTGGCTACTAAACTTTCTAAGGTGTGTAATGACTTAAGATTATTAAGCTCTGGTCCAAAATGCGGGCTTAATGAAATTAACTTACCAAAAATGCAACCAGGTAGCTCTATCATGCCGGGCAAAGTAAATCCAGTTATCCCAGAAGTTGTAAATCAAGTATGCTTTTATGTAATAGGAGCTGATGTAAGCGTAACCTTTGCAAGCGAAGGCGGACAGCTTCAGCTTAATGTGTTTGAGCCAGTTATTGCTTATAGTCTTTTTAATTCTATAGTTATGCTTGAAAAAGCGATGAAAACTTTGGCTGATAAATGTATAGATGGCGTTACAGCCAATGAAAAAATCTGCTCTGATTTTGTATATAACTCCATAGGCATAGTAACAGCACTAAATCCTTACATAGGTTATGAAAACTCAGCTTCCATAGCTAAAGAAGCTCTAAATACAGGTAAAAGAGTCT
- a CDS encoding ankyrin repeat domain-containing protein: MIQNLTQEEEKRYEELCAMAFNFARNDECENLKTMIEAGLSANLKNHKGDSLLMLASYHNALATAKMLLKHGAIVDEKNDRGQTPLAGVCFKGYFDMAKLLVEHGANINENNGLGMTPFSFALMFARADIAQYFAEQTKMSASRRLLLWFLSLFKKANKISKRNKFA; the protein is encoded by the coding sequence ATGATACAAAATTTAACTCAAGAAGAAGAAAAACGTTACGAAGAGCTTTGTGCCATGGCGTTTAATTTTGCCAGAAATGATGAATGCGAAAACCTCAAAACGATGATAGAAGCTGGCTTAAGTGCAAATTTAAAAAACCACAAAGGCGATAGTCTTTTAATGCTCGCAAGCTATCACAACGCCTTAGCGACTGCAAAAATGCTTTTAAAGCATGGAGCAATAGTTGATGAGAAAAACGATCGCGGACAAACGCCCTTAGCTGGTGTATGCTTTAAGGGTTATTTTGATATGGCTAAGCTTTTAGTGGAGCATGGAGCAAATATCAATGAAAACAATGGCTTAGGCATGACACCTTTTTCTTTTGCTTTGATGTTTGCACGAGCTGATATTGCGCAGTATTTTGCCGAGCAAACAAAGATGAGTGCAAGCAGAAGACTTTTACTTTGGTTTTTGTCTCTTTTCAAAAAAGCAAATAAAATTTCAAAAAGAAACAAGTTTGCCTAA
- a CDS encoding catalase, which yields MKKLTNDFGNIVADNQNSLSAGAKGPLLLQDYILLEKLAHQNRERIPERTVHAKGSAAYGELVITEDISRYTKAKVLQKGEKTPLIIRFSTVAGEAGAADAERDVRGFAIKFYTKEGNWDLVGNNTPTFFIRDPYKFPDFIHTQKRDPRTHLRSANAAWDFWSLSPESLHQVTILMSDRGIPASYRHMHGFGSHTYSLINDKGERFWVKFHFKTKQGIKNLTNAEAEALIAKDRESHQRDLVESIEKGDFPKWSFKIQILSEKDAEKLGFNPFDLTKVWSHKDVPLIDVGEMVLNRNVDNYFNEVEQAAFSPSNIVPGISFSPDKMLQGRIFSYPDAQRYRIGTNYHLLPVNAAKSEVNTYNVAGAMNSDTYKNKAAYYEPNSYDYSPKEDKSYLEPDLELNGNAQRYAPLDEDFYTQPRALFDLMNADQKNQLFNNIAASMEGVDKAIIQRALGHFEKISPEYAAGVKKALG from the coding sequence ATGAAAAAACTTACAAATGACTTCGGCAATATCGTTGCTGATAATCAAAACTCACTTAGTGCTGGTGCAAAAGGACCGCTTTTGTTGCAAGATTATATCTTGCTTGAAAAACTTGCTCATCAAAATAGAGAAAGAATTCCAGAAAGAACAGTTCATGCCAAAGGAAGTGCAGCTTATGGTGAGCTTGTTATCACAGAAGATATTTCACGATATACTAAAGCAAAAGTGCTTCAAAAAGGTGAAAAAACCCCTCTTATCATTCGCTTTTCAACCGTTGCTGGTGAGGCTGGAGCTGCTGATGCTGAAAGAGATGTGAGAGGATTTGCGATCAAATTTTACACAAAAGAGGGGAATTGGGATTTAGTAGGCAATAATACCCCAACCTTTTTTATACGCGATCCATATAAATTCCCAGATTTTATCCACACACAAAAAAGAGATCCGCGCACACATTTAAGAAGTGCAAACGCAGCTTGGGATTTTTGGAGTTTAAGTCCTGAAAGCCTTCATCAAGTTACGATTTTGATGAGTGATAGAGGAATTCCGGCAAGTTATCGCCATATGCACGGCTTTGGAAGTCATACTTATAGCCTTATTAATGATAAGGGCGAACGATTTTGGGTGAAATTCCACTTTAAAACCAAACAAGGTATAAAAAACCTTACAAATGCTGAGGCAGAAGCACTTATCGCTAAGGATAGAGAAAGTCATCAAAGAGATTTGGTTGAAAGTATAGAAAAAGGTGACTTTCCAAAATGGAGCTTTAAAATTCAAATTTTAAGCGAGAAGGATGCTGAAAAGTTAGGCTTCAATCCTTTTGATCTTACTAAAGTATGGTCTCATAAAGATGTGCCACTTATCGATGTAGGTGAAATGGTGCTTAACCGCAATGTGGATAATTACTTCAATGAAGTTGAGCAAGCTGCGTTTTCGCCGTCAAACATAGTCCCGGGAATTAGTTTTAGCCCTGATAAAATGCTTCAAGGTAGGATTTTTAGCTATCCAGACGCACAACGCTACCGCATAGGCACAAATTATCATCTTTTACCGGTAAATGCTGCAAAAAGCGAAGTAAATACCTATAATGTCGCTGGTGCGATGAATAGTGATACTTACAAAAACAAAGCAGCGTATTATGAACCAAATAGCTATGATTACAGCCCAAAAGAAGATAAGTCTTATCTTGAGCCTGATCTTGAGCTTAATGGCAATGCACAAAGATATGCCCCACTTGATGAGGATTTTTACACTCAGCCAAGGGCTTTGTTTGATCTTATGAACGCTGATCAAAAAAATCAGCTCTTTAATAACATAGCTGCTTCTATGGAAGGTGTTGATAAGGCAATCATTCAAAGAGCTTTAGGGCATTTTGAAAAAATCAGCCCTGAGTATGCTGCTGGAGTAAAAAAAGCTCTTGGTTAA
- the fldA gene encoding flavodoxin FldA has product MSVAVVYGSAMGNTEGAANLIAEKLGISDVLNIADVDADKLNSYDKLICGTSTWGSGDLQDDWDAFDFSGLKLSGKTVAIFGMGDSESYSDTYCGAMGKLAEKLKEAGATLVGAVSTDGYSFEASEAVVDGKFVGLALDNDNHEDQTESRIDAWVATIKPSFS; this is encoded by the coding sequence ATGTCAGTAGCCGTAGTTTATGGAAGTGCTATGGGAAATACAGAAGGTGCAGCTAATCTTATAGCTGAAAAACTAGGAATCAGCGATGTTTTAAACATAGCAGATGTTGATGCTGATAAGCTTAATTCTTACGATAAACTTATTTGCGGAACTTCAACTTGGGGAAGCGGCGATCTTCAAGATGATTGGGACGCTTTTGATTTTTCTGGCTTAAAATTAAGTGGCAAAACAGTTGCTATTTTTGGAATGGGAGATAGCGAAAGTTATTCAGATACTTACTGCGGCGCTATGGGAAAACTTGCTGAGAAGCTTAAAGAAGCTGGCGCAACTTTGGTTGGTGCGGTTTCAACTGATGGCTATAGCTTTGAAGCAAGCGAAGCTGTGGTAGATGGTAAATTTGTAGGACTTGCACTAGACAATGACAATCACGAAGATCAAACCGAAAGTAGAATCGATGCTTGGGTAGCGACGATAAAACCTTCTTTTTCTTAA
- a CDS encoding DUF2325 domain-containing protein: protein MSVLVIGADEITPIKAVLYDLGAKKVEHWDARNENRVNRKPIPQDTRCVVMLTSFLNHNTMKKIKGEAKKRKIPLVCAKRSVSCVYSEYCKIFNLNKDFCCGEDEF from the coding sequence ATGTCAGTTTTAGTGATAGGAGCAGATGAGATTACGCCTATAAAGGCGGTGCTTTATGATTTGGGTGCGAAAAAAGTTGAGCATTGGGATGCTCGTAATGAAAACAGAGTTAATCGCAAGCCCATTCCCCAAGATACTCGTTGTGTTGTGATGCTTACAAGTTTTTTAAATCACAATACAATGAAAAAAATCAAAGGCGAAGCAAAAAAACGAAAAATTCCTTTAGTTTGTGCCAAAAGAAGCGTGAGTTGTGTGTATTCTGAATACTGCAAGATTTTTAATCTTAATAAAGATTTTTGTTGTGGTGAAGATGAATTTTAA
- a CDS encoding multidrug ABC transporter permease/ATP-binding protein: MQLITSILKEHKFKVFAFLCISIATSLLGVGILAFINEYLLKQAGNFIFIIYFALLLLIFFASSVFVELSLAHFGQKFIYATQKKVVKQIIDTSVLKIDQIGKAKLLASLGNDVRTISFGLLRFPDFIQSSILIIASSFYLFSLSAKIFLLCFVWIFVVFFINHFFMRKTYHYFRKARDNDDALQNNYQNIIDGRKELTLNTFRAKLYYESEFDINAEDKRRNNTLSSAMQSLSSNFTSVGLLALVGFEFYCSLHFAWTSLENATTIAIAILFLRTPLMAMIGAFPTLLMAKVALEKIQKLDLSEYKQDFKTLPNSSSWQKIEFKNVAFSYDEKFSLKPTNLEIHKGELIFLIGKNGSGKSTFSLLLAGLVKPKSGAIYLDEKQIDDENITEYRRLITAIFSDFHLFTQTIKDDELANAKDIEHWLEVLELKDKTKVEQGQIKLTKLSTGQRKRLAMLIALLEARDILILDEFAADQDPLFRRFFYQKLLPLLQKEGKTIIAISHDDKYFDIADRILLAQNGRISELKGEDIKEIAKNAVEHF, translated from the coding sequence TTGCAACTCATTACTAGTATCTTAAAAGAACATAAATTTAAAGTTTTTGCGTTCTTGTGTATCTCTATCGCTACGAGTTTGCTTGGTGTTGGTATCTTAGCTTTTATCAACGAATATTTGCTTAAGCAAGCTGGAAATTTTATCTTTATCATTTATTTTGCTTTGCTTTTGCTGATCTTTTTTGCAAGTTCTGTTTTTGTGGAGCTCAGTCTTGCCCACTTTGGACAAAAGTTCATTTATGCAACACAAAAAAAAGTTGTCAAACAAATCATCGATACTTCAGTGCTAAAAATCGATCAAATCGGCAAAGCAAAGCTTTTAGCCTCTTTAGGAAATGATGTTCGCACTATTTCTTTTGGCTTGCTTCGTTTTCCAGACTTTATCCAATCAAGCATTTTAATTATTGCGAGCAGTTTTTATCTTTTTTCACTTTCAGCAAAGATTTTTTTGCTCTGCTTTGTGTGGATTTTTGTGGTATTTTTTATCAACCATTTTTTTATGCGAAAAACTTATCATTATTTTCGCAAGGCAAGAGATAATGATGATGCCTTGCAAAATAATTACCAAAATATCATCGATGGACGCAAAGAACTCACGCTAAATACTTTCAGGGCAAAGCTTTACTATGAAAGTGAATTTGATATCAACGCCGAGGATAAACGCCGCAACAACACCCTAAGTTCTGCTATGCAAAGCTTGTCGAGCAATTTTACAAGTGTGGGCTTACTTGCACTTGTGGGCTTTGAATTTTATTGTTCCTTGCATTTTGCTTGGACTAGCCTTGAAAATGCTACGACTATAGCTATAGCCATACTTTTTTTACGCACGCCTTTAATGGCGATGATAGGGGCTTTTCCTACACTTTTAATGGCAAAAGTCGCTCTTGAAAAAATTCAAAAACTTGATCTAAGCGAATATAAACAAGACTTTAAAACCCTGCCTAACTCAAGCTCTTGGCAAAAGATAGAGTTCAAAAATGTGGCTTTTTCCTATGATGAAAAATTTTCCCTAAAGCCTACAAATCTTGAAATTCACAAAGGCGAGCTTATCTTTTTAATCGGCAAAAATGGTAGTGGCAAATCCACCTTTTCCCTCCTTTTAGCTGGACTTGTTAAGCCAAAAAGCGGGGCGATTTATCTTGATGAAAAGCAAATTGATGATGAAAATATCACTGAATATAGACGTTTAATCACAGCTATTTTTAGCGATTTTCATCTTTTTACCCAAACGATAAAAGATGATGAGTTAGCAAATGCCAAAGACATAGAACATTGGCTTGAGGTGCTTGAGCTTAAAGACAAGACAAAAGTAGAGCAAGGGCAGATCAAGCTTACTAAACTTTCTACCGGGCAAAGAAAACGCCTAGCCATGCTTATAGCTTTGCTTGAGGCAAGAGATATTTTAATCCTTGATGAATTTGCAGCTGATCAAGATCCACTTTTTAGACGCTTTTTTTATCAAAAACTTCTTCCCTTGCTTCAAAAAGAGGGCAAAACTATCATCGCTATCAGCCATGATGATAAGTATTTTGATATAGCTGATCGTATTTTGCTTGCACAAAATGGTCGTATAAGCGAGCTAAAAGGAGAAGATATAAAAGAAATCGCTAAAAATGCCGTGGAGCATTTTTAG